The following coding sequences lie in one Halomonas sp. 'Soap Lake #6' genomic window:
- a CDS encoding DUF523 domain-containing protein, which produces MRKILISACLLGKKVRYDGGSLAVADQVVEQWRADGRIVSVCPEVEAGMSIPRQPAEIFEGCGESVLSGDAEVIERDGGRVTHEFLTGASIALDLCHKFNIDVAVLAEFSPSCGSSAIYDGSFSGTKMPGMGVTAALLRQHGVQVFNQHEIEEANKAIQQRNE; this is translated from the coding sequence TTGAGAAAAATATTAATCAGCGCCTGCCTGTTGGGGAAAAAGGTTCGTTACGATGGTGGCTCCCTTGCCGTAGCTGATCAGGTTGTTGAGCAGTGGCGTGCTGACGGGCGGATCGTTTCTGTGTGCCCAGAGGTGGAAGCGGGGATGAGTATTCCCAGGCAGCCCGCGGAGATTTTCGAGGGCTGTGGTGAGAGTGTATTAAGCGGCGATGCTGAAGTTATTGAACGAGATGGCGGCAGGGTAACCCATGAATTTTTAACGGGTGCCTCTATTGCCTTGGATCTATGCCATAAATTCAATATCGATGTCGCAGTGCTTGCTGAATTTAGTCCCTCATGCGGAAGCTCCGCTATCTATGATGGTAGTTTTTCCGGTACAAAAATGCCTGGCATGGGGGTAACCGCCGCACTGCTGCGCCAGCATGGTGTTCAAGTGTTTAATCAGCATGAAATAGAGGAAGCTAATAAGGCAATTCAACAGCGAAATGAGTGA
- a CDS encoding DMT family transporter, which yields MTLSSTVHTHPRKRAWLAPLVYLLSGGALLGLSTNLAKLAGEIQLTALSFLFWSILGAALILLAISALRRNLPPVNARTIEYYAVSALLGVAGANLIFFSAIPHVGAGFVALIITLPPLLTYVGALTLKMERFRVMRAAGVLSALAGAITLAANKLSAPDANHLWILLALIGPVLLAIGNIYRTLRWPEGVSGDALAPGMLIAAAITLLVVGLLPGFTLSVPTDRYLPILLVALQAVVFAGQFLLLFLLQKSGGPVLLSLLGSVGAVVGVPVAVLLQGETAPEGLLLGILLIGTGITLLNIGKASQSKR from the coding sequence ATGACATTATCAAGCACAGTCCACACACACCCACGTAAAAGAGCCTGGCTTGCCCCCCTGGTATATTTGCTATCAGGTGGAGCTCTGCTTGGCCTCTCGACTAACTTGGCTAAACTTGCCGGTGAAATCCAACTGACAGCGCTCTCTTTTCTGTTTTGGTCAATCTTGGGAGCGGCGCTTATTTTGTTGGCTATCTCGGCATTACGCCGTAATTTGCCACCTGTTAACGCTCGCACCATAGAGTATTATGCCGTTTCCGCACTGTTAGGTGTGGCTGGCGCCAACCTGATCTTCTTCTCAGCCATCCCTCATGTAGGTGCTGGGTTCGTGGCATTAATCATCACCCTGCCACCACTGCTAACATACGTCGGCGCGTTAACATTAAAAATGGAACGGTTTCGGGTTATGCGTGCGGCGGGAGTTCTCTCGGCACTAGCAGGTGCCATCACCTTAGCAGCCAATAAGCTCTCAGCGCCTGATGCCAACCATCTTTGGATACTCCTTGCCCTGATTGGCCCAGTATTGCTCGCCATTGGAAATATCTATCGAACGCTACGCTGGCCAGAAGGTGTATCAGGCGATGCGCTGGCACCAGGAATGCTCATCGCCGCCGCCATCACACTACTCGTTGTAGGGCTTCTGCCTGGCTTTACTCTTAGCGTTCCCACTGACCGATACCTACCAATCCTTCTGGTCGCGCTTCAAGCGGTAGTTTTCGCTGGCCAGTTCTTACTGCTCTTCCTGCTACAGAAAAGCGGTGGCCCAGTGCTACTGAGCTTGTTGGGTTCCGTAGGTGCTGTCGTGGGCGTTCCGGTCGCCGTATTGCTACAAGGAGAAACTGCACCCGAGGGCTTACTACTAGGCATCCTGTTAATTGGCACAGGTATCACCCTACTCAATATTGGCAAAGCTAGCCAGAGCAAACGATGA
- a CDS encoding MarR family winged helix-turn-helix transcriptional regulator: MDHVDKILKQWHLQRPDLDVAPMGTIGRVKRVNYYLMRSMEKTWAKYGLTDASFDVLATLRREGAPYALSPGGLMASTMVTSGTMTHRINQLEKAGLIERIKNPDDGRGFLISLSQRGYELIDEAVAAHVETQTQLMSGLSEEQREQLDGLLKQLLIGFEGLE, encoded by the coding sequence ATGGATCATGTAGACAAGATACTCAAACAGTGGCACTTACAGAGACCCGACCTCGACGTTGCGCCGATGGGCACCATCGGGCGGGTCAAACGGGTGAACTATTACTTAATGCGCTCAATGGAAAAGACCTGGGCAAAATATGGCCTGACGGATGCAAGTTTTGATGTCTTGGCAACTCTACGTCGTGAAGGAGCGCCCTATGCGCTATCGCCTGGAGGCTTGATGGCATCCACCATGGTGACGTCAGGGACCATGACACATCGAATCAACCAGTTGGAGAAAGCAGGGTTGATTGAGCGGATCAAGAACCCTGACGATGGTCGTGGCTTTCTGATCTCTCTTTCTCAGCGTGGGTACGAGCTGATCGACGAAGCGGTTGCCGCCCATGTGGAGACTCAGACGCAGCTGATGAGTGGTCTGAGTGAAGAGCAACGGGAGCAACTTGATGGTCTGCTGAAGCAGCTCTTAATAGGGTTCGAGGGCTTAGAATGA
- a CDS encoding class I SAM-dependent methyltransferase, with protein MSEQRYLEKSLSVEVYPPLKRALELVGNRLPKVAVDAGCGAGRDAMYMVEHGYTVHAYDKSDAAILRLKEVGERYIDNTLFPKACSFEQFVYPQSAIVNACSSLFFCEPVLFAGAWQNLTNSLLKGGVFCGHFMGPNDSWAKMGRGDLTIHSCADIQALFHDEFKVIDSVEYNTEGTTLLGKSKHWHIYAVVAQKVI; from the coding sequence ATGAGTGAGCAAAGGTACCTTGAAAAATCACTCAGCGTTGAGGTATACCCGCCTTTAAAAAGAGCGCTTGAGTTAGTGGGAAACAGGTTGCCAAAGGTAGCCGTTGATGCAGGCTGTGGGGCTGGGCGTGATGCAATGTATATGGTGGAGCATGGTTATACGGTGCATGCCTACGATAAAAGTGATGCAGCGATATTGCGCTTAAAAGAGGTCGGTGAGCGATACATTGATAACACGCTATTTCCTAAAGCGTGCAGCTTTGAGCAGTTTGTGTACCCCCAAAGTGCGATCGTTAATGCATGCTCAAGCCTGTTTTTTTGTGAGCCAGTTCTATTTGCTGGCGCTTGGCAAAACCTTACCAATTCACTGCTAAAGGGTGGTGTATTTTGTGGCCATTTTATGGGGCCAAATGACTCCTGGGCAAAAATGGGGAGAGGAGATTTAACGATACACTCCTGTGCTGATATCCAAGCGCTGTTTCATGATGAGTTTAAGGTCATAGATAGTGTTGAGTACAATACAGAAGGTACGACACTGCTTGGGAAGTCCAAGCATTGGCATATTTACGCCGTTGTTGCTCAGAAGGTTATTTAA
- a CDS encoding PhzF family phenazine biosynthesis protein, with protein MSEHLYRLAAFSTDPTKGNPAGVWIGDALPDNKTMQSIAAEVGYSETAFIAPASGDIRTIRYYSPLAEVNFCGHATIASAVMLGRLSGVGTYQLDTLVGRVPVKVHSVDGQIQAALTSVEPAHKPVTEQLVDEVLALLQWPSDALDITIPPALAYGGVWHLILAVNSQYRLSQLDYDFEKLKYWMSREGVTTLQLIFRESDDLFHSRNPFPVGGVVEDPATGAAAAALGGYLRDAKLMNIPGKFLIKQGETMGRLSLLQVEVPVHGGVVVAGTAVEII; from the coding sequence ATGAGCGAGCATTTATATCGACTAGCAGCATTTTCGACAGATCCAACGAAAGGCAACCCAGCGGGCGTCTGGATTGGCGACGCACTGCCGGATAATAAGACGATGCAGAGTATCGCCGCAGAAGTGGGTTACTCGGAAACCGCATTTATCGCCCCAGCAAGCGGAGACATTAGAACCATCCGTTACTACAGCCCGCTAGCAGAGGTCAACTTTTGTGGTCATGCCACGATTGCAAGTGCCGTCATGCTGGGGCGCCTAAGTGGTGTCGGTACTTATCAGCTGGATACGTTAGTAGGCCGCGTACCAGTGAAGGTTCACTCGGTTGATGGCCAAATTCAGGCGGCGCTCACTTCGGTTGAGCCTGCACATAAGCCTGTTACTGAACAACTTGTCGATGAAGTACTCGCGCTACTACAGTGGCCATCCGATGCCTTGGATATCACTATTCCTCCAGCCTTAGCCTACGGCGGAGTCTGGCACCTTATTTTGGCGGTCAACTCCCAGTATCGACTCAGCCAACTTGATTACGATTTTGAAAAACTGAAGTATTGGATGTCGCGAGAGGGAGTAACAACGCTCCAGCTTATATTCCGCGAAAGTGATGACCTTTTTCACTCACGCAATCCTTTCCCTGTGGGCGGTGTTGTGGAAGACCCTGCCACTGGAGCTGCAGCGGCCGCGCTGGGAGGTTATTTACGCGATGCCAAGTTAATGAATATACCTGGAAAATTTCTGATAAAACAGGGTGAGACGATGGGGCGATTAAGCCTGCTACAGGTTGAAGTACCGGTGCACGGAGGAGTTGTAGTCGCTGGCACAGCCGTAGAGATTATTTAA
- a CDS encoding LysR substrate-binding domain-containing protein, which yields MSKITFPPLNTLRAFEAAARLGSFASAAQELSLTPAAVSHRIKELEGRLDIALFIRLPRGVILTESGRRYYGRLATIFTQIEQATKELRQQGVDGPLTLSAPHSFIHYWLIPRLASLKALYPGLQIKIRGESELLSFRDNQADIGIRFGTGDYPNLHAEQLMGDAVSVLAPAMLMSSLSDVRPESLLQTQLLLEDSSIHPSEPWNTWQPWLREAGVEPHSSLQKLQFSDSSMTLTACADGLGLCIGRHSIANQLLLDRKVHAIMPWRSHEFAYYLVSHPAEVENPRVMAFKQWLSDEMRNFQMP from the coding sequence ATGAGCAAAATCACTTTTCCTCCTTTAAACACCCTTCGTGCCTTTGAGGCTGCTGCACGATTAGGCAGCTTTGCATCTGCTGCCCAGGAGCTCAGCCTGACGCCAGCAGCCGTCAGCCATCGTATAAAAGAGCTAGAGGGTAGACTCGATATTGCGTTGTTTATACGCCTGCCACGTGGCGTAATCCTGACGGAATCTGGCCGTCGCTACTATGGTCGTTTAGCTACTATTTTTACCCAAATCGAACAAGCAACTAAAGAGCTTCGTCAACAGGGGGTAGACGGCCCACTGACGCTATCTGCTCCCCACTCATTTATCCACTATTGGCTGATTCCACGGCTAGCAAGTTTAAAAGCTCTTTACCCTGGCCTGCAGATAAAGATACGTGGTGAAAGTGAATTATTGAGCTTTCGCGATAACCAAGCTGATATCGGCATTCGTTTTGGCACAGGCGACTACCCAAACCTTCATGCTGAGCAACTGATGGGAGATGCCGTGTCTGTACTTGCTCCTGCAATGCTGATGAGTAGCCTCAGCGATGTTCGCCCTGAAAGTTTATTGCAAACTCAGCTTTTACTTGAAGACAGCAGTATTCACCCGTCAGAACCATGGAATACATGGCAGCCCTGGCTTCGCGAAGCGGGCGTTGAGCCTCATTCGTCACTACAGAAATTACAATTCTCTGATAGCAGTATGACCTTAACAGCCTGCGCTGATGGGCTTGGACTTTGTATAGGTCGACACTCCATTGCTAACCAGCTTCTGCTGGATAGAAAAGTCCATGCGATTATGCCTTGGCGTAGCCATGAGTTTGCCTACTATCTGGTATCACATCCGGCTGAAGTTGAAAATCCGCGCGTTATGGCATTTAAGCAGTGGTTAAGTGACGAAATGAGAAATTTTCAAATGCCTTGA
- a CDS encoding LysR family transcriptional regulator, translating to MNEQQIRWDDLQIVLAITQAGSLSGASRALSISHATVFRRLSEMERRLGATLFERNRSGYTPTLAGEDLAAVAMRVQSEINGAERRIIGQDLKLTGSLRITTTDTLFAGLLSPLFTQFRQQYPDITLEVVISNQLQSLSRREADIAIRPTLKPPDTLVGRKVMEITQAIYGAKQHWKDMPGLMASASLPTKGWVGPDAHMGDTMLDKWMLGKSAAYRLDSMLGMQLAVRDGSGIAVLPCYLGDADKALVRLSDPIEALTTQLWLLTHPDLRYVARVRAFMETMKEGLRGLRP from the coding sequence ATGAATGAACAGCAGATAAGATGGGATGACTTGCAAATCGTGCTAGCAATTACACAGGCTGGCTCTTTGTCCGGCGCCAGCCGAGCGTTAAGTATCAGCCATGCCACCGTCTTTAGGCGCTTAAGCGAGATGGAACGGCGCTTGGGAGCCACCCTTTTCGAACGCAACCGCAGTGGTTATACACCGACCTTGGCAGGCGAAGATCTAGCGGCAGTAGCTATGCGAGTACAAAGTGAAATTAACGGCGCTGAACGACGCATTATAGGCCAGGATTTAAAACTCACCGGTAGCCTTAGAATCACAACGACTGACACGCTTTTCGCCGGACTGCTCTCGCCACTGTTCACACAGTTTCGCCAGCAATATCCAGATATTACTCTGGAGGTAGTCATTTCCAATCAGCTTCAAAGCCTATCTCGTCGGGAGGCCGACATCGCTATCCGGCCAACTCTCAAGCCCCCCGACACCCTTGTCGGCAGAAAAGTAATGGAGATTACTCAAGCTATTTATGGCGCAAAGCAACATTGGAAAGACATGCCAGGGCTAATGGCGTCAGCATCGCTGCCAACCAAAGGCTGGGTAGGCCCAGATGCCCACATGGGTGACACAATGCTTGATAAGTGGATGCTGGGTAAAAGTGCCGCTTACCGACTAGACAGTATGCTAGGAATGCAGCTGGCTGTGCGCGATGGATCAGGTATCGCAGTGCTACCATGCTATCTCGGAGATGCTGATAAAGCATTAGTAAGGTTAAGCGACCCTATTGAAGCCCTCACCACCCAGCTATGGCTGCTCACCCACCCTGACTTACGATACGTAGCAAGAGTACGCGCTTTTATGGAGACGATGAAGGAAGGGCTTCGTGGCCTAAGGCCCTAG
- a CDS encoding NAD(P)H-dependent oxidoreductase, with amino-acid sequence MNVLIALAHPERKSLNGGLVDIAVNQLVAAGHSVEVGDLYTEQFDPVERSGHYAHQAVDADYFYPLNEQRAHYEQGSLPLDVQRELARLEWADLVIFQFPLWWHAQPAILKGWFDRVLVYGGRYSSRMRYDKGYYRGKRAVLSVTTGSPEKAFQPFGRAGNMVQWLWPIHSSLYYVGFDVLAPQVSYGIQGGGIRYQEEAAIIGHLERCKEAWSGRLHSLNTEQPIPFTGWDDWDDEGVLHQTNPLRWRLG; translated from the coding sequence ATGAATGTGTTAATCGCCTTGGCTCATCCAGAACGCAAGTCGTTAAATGGGGGCTTGGTGGATATCGCGGTAAATCAGCTAGTGGCTGCAGGCCATTCAGTAGAGGTGGGTGATCTCTATACTGAGCAGTTCGACCCAGTGGAGCGCTCTGGACACTATGCACACCAAGCCGTGGATGCGGACTACTTCTATCCTCTCAACGAGCAGCGGGCGCACTACGAGCAAGGCTCATTACCGCTGGATGTTCAACGTGAGCTGGCAAGGCTGGAGTGGGCTGATTTAGTGATCTTTCAGTTCCCTTTGTGGTGGCACGCCCAGCCCGCCATTCTGAAAGGCTGGTTTGATCGCGTACTTGTGTATGGCGGGCGTTACTCAAGCCGCATGCGTTACGATAAGGGGTACTATCGCGGCAAGCGAGCAGTACTGTCGGTGACCACCGGCTCACCCGAAAAGGCATTTCAGCCCTTTGGTCGCGCTGGCAATATGGTCCAATGGCTATGGCCGATTCACTCATCGTTATACTACGTAGGCTTTGACGTGCTGGCCCCTCAGGTAAGCTACGGTATTCAAGGTGGTGGTATTCGCTACCAAGAGGAAGCCGCGATCATTGGCCACTTAGAGAGATGCAAAGAGGCATGGTCTGGTCGCCTGCATAGCTTGAATACTGAGCAACCGATTCCCTTCACGGGGTGGGACGACTGGGACGATGAGGGAGTTTTACACCAGACAAACCCTCTGCGATGGCGGCTGGGCTGA
- a CDS encoding winged helix-turn-helix transcriptional regulator: protein MEKKLPDNFIFEQPCPIRDVLDRIGDQWSLLVLEALEPGILRFNELGRVIGDISKQMLSKTLKHLEQDGFIERTLYPEVPPRVEYQLTTLGRSFLEPMQQLITWADTHHQAICEARTLYRKH from the coding sequence ATGGAAAAAAAACTTCCCGATAACTTTATATTCGAGCAGCCCTGCCCTATTCGCGATGTTTTGGATCGGATTGGCGACCAGTGGAGTCTGCTGGTGCTCGAAGCACTTGAGCCCGGCATCCTACGCTTCAACGAGCTAGGTCGGGTAATTGGCGATATTTCAAAACAGATGCTCTCCAAGACACTGAAACACCTGGAGCAGGATGGCTTTATTGAGCGCACGCTCTATCCAGAAGTGCCGCCACGTGTCGAGTATCAGCTAACCACGCTTGGCCGTTCTTTTCTTGAGCCCATGCAACAGCTGATCACCTGGGCAGATACTCACCATCAGGCGATTTGTGAAGCGCGGACGCTTTACCGAAAGCATTAA
- a CDS encoding NAD(P)-dependent oxidoreductase, whose protein sequence is MAQIALVGASGNAGARILKELSDRGHQVTAIARHPEKIAELPGSRAVKGDVDDKAALTEALKGHDAVISAVPFSTSDAATLIGAVQASGVKRYLVVGGAGSLLVASGERVIDQPDFPDEYKPEASKGVVFLEKLHQVDDLEWTFLSPSAEFEPGERTGVFRLGKDELLVSDQGSRISFEDYAIALVDELEHPQHIRERFTVGY, encoded by the coding sequence ATGGCTCAAATCGCTCTTGTTGGCGCTTCCGGAAATGCCGGTGCGCGTATTCTGAAAGAACTTTCTGACCGCGGACATCAGGTGACCGCGATTGCTCGCCATCCGGAAAAAATCGCTGAGCTGCCGGGCAGTCGTGCTGTAAAGGGAGATGTCGACGACAAAGCAGCGCTTACCGAGGCATTGAAAGGCCACGATGCCGTGATCAGTGCGGTGCCTTTCTCTACCAGCGACGCCGCTACGTTGATAGGTGCCGTACAGGCCTCAGGAGTGAAACGCTATCTGGTGGTCGGCGGTGCGGGTAGCCTGCTGGTAGCGTCAGGTGAGCGCGTTATTGACCAGCCTGATTTCCCAGATGAGTACAAGCCGGAGGCCTCAAAAGGGGTGGTGTTTCTTGAAAAGCTACATCAGGTCGATGACCTTGAGTGGACGTTTCTGTCGCCCTCTGCCGAGTTTGAACCCGGCGAGCGTACCGGTGTATTCCGCCTTGGTAAGGATGAGCTGCTGGTAAGCGATCAGGGCAGCCGTATTTCATTTGAAGATTACGCCATCGCACTGGTGGATGAACTTGAGCATCCCCAACATATTCGTGAGCGCTTCACTGTTGGTTATTAA
- a CDS encoding nuclear transport factor 2 family protein: MLKKTILTSAALLLSASLTSGVYAQTDERDIAAEEANRDLVVTFYERFFNEHETEEAAEVVAEDYIQHNPDVPDGKEPFVSYFTGFFADNPESRSRIVRSATDGDLVWLHIHSTNGEDDAGEAVVDIFRVEDGMIVEHWDVIQAVPEPSANDNTMF, translated from the coding sequence ATGCTTAAGAAAACTATCTTGACGTCGGCAGCGCTGCTACTTTCTGCTTCTCTTACAAGCGGTGTTTATGCTCAAACTGATGAGCGCGATATAGCGGCCGAAGAGGCCAACCGGGATCTGGTTGTAACATTCTATGAGCGCTTCTTTAACGAGCATGAAACTGAAGAAGCAGCAGAAGTAGTGGCCGAGGATTATATTCAGCACAACCCCGATGTACCTGATGGGAAGGAGCCGTTTGTCTCCTACTTTACTGGCTTCTTTGCCGATAACCCAGAGTCTCGATCCCGTATCGTGCGCAGCGCAACCGATGGTGATCTCGTCTGGCTGCATATTCACTCCACCAACGGTGAAGATGACGCCGGTGAAGCCGTAGTGGATATCTTCCGCGTTGAAGATGGCATGATTGTCGAACACTGGGATGTTATTCAGGCTGTGCCAGAGCCCTCCGCCAACGACAACACGATGTTCTGA
- the bluB gene encoding 5,6-dimethylbenzimidazole synthase — MSTRNNAFSDAERRGLYRAIHERRDVRSQFLPDRIPHDVLARLLQAAHHAPSVGFMQPWDFIVIESREVRASVLALFDQENDKAAERFTGARKDLYRGLKLQGILESPLNLCITCDRNRGGPHVLGRNSMVDTDLFSTCLAVQNLWLAARAEGVGVGWVSILDPAQLSAVLNLPEGVYPLAYLCLGYVSEFLDQPELEAKGWRARLPLDELLHRDTWGQPFS, encoded by the coding sequence ATGAGTACCAGGAATAACGCTTTTTCCGATGCTGAACGGCGTGGACTCTACCGCGCCATACACGAGCGGCGGGATGTACGCTCGCAATTTCTGCCCGACCGGATTCCCCATGATGTGCTCGCCCGTCTTTTACAGGCGGCCCATCACGCGCCTTCGGTGGGGTTTATGCAGCCGTGGGATTTTATTGTTATTGAAAGCAGAGAGGTTCGAGCATCGGTCTTAGCACTGTTTGATCAAGAAAATGATAAAGCTGCCGAGCGTTTTACAGGCGCCCGGAAAGACCTTTATCGAGGGCTTAAGCTGCAAGGAATTTTGGAGAGCCCGCTTAATCTCTGTATTACCTGTGATCGTAATCGGGGTGGCCCCCATGTGCTGGGGCGTAATAGCATGGTGGATACCGACCTATTCAGCACTTGCTTAGCGGTGCAAAACCTCTGGCTGGCGGCAAGAGCAGAAGGTGTTGGCGTTGGCTGGGTCAGTATTCTCGATCCCGCTCAGCTAAGTGCGGTTTTGAACTTGCCTGAAGGTGTTTATCCGCTGGCATATCTCTGTCTTGGCTATGTGAGCGAGTTTTTAGACCAGCCGGAGTTGGAAGCCAAGGGCTGGCGTGCCCGGTTACCGCTGGATGAGCTGCTGCATCGTGATACCTGGGGGCAGCCGTTTAGCTAG
- a CDS encoding helix-turn-helix transcriptional regulator, with product MASPTTRVLAVLELLQANGQMGGAELAERLGVDRRTIRRYITALEEIGVPILTEQGRYGGYRLVAGFKLPPMMFTDEETLAVSLGLLAASQLGLANAAPAIASVQAKLERVMPENLKRRVRSVSDTTQVILPRREPNLDNRALETLTTATQAARTVGLTYHSPQHDTVDRKVDPYGLVFQQGRWYVTGFCHLRGSMRSFRLDRISSVHLLDDTFIRPPGFDAALFLSESLMSWSTTYEVSLILHTDHDAFTYFESQSFCKNQFQQVEGGLLLNTRTDSFEWFAFWLAQLPFRFTILKPDGLKEALRERANHLLASCECSSVHPIAPSGKTSVNC from the coding sequence ATGGCAAGTCCAACGACACGCGTGCTTGCTGTACTTGAGTTATTGCAAGCGAATGGACAGATGGGCGGCGCAGAACTGGCAGAGCGCCTGGGCGTAGATCGGCGTACGATACGGCGTTACATTACCGCGCTGGAAGAGATAGGTGTTCCGATATTAACCGAGCAGGGGCGCTACGGTGGCTATCGTTTGGTTGCGGGCTTCAAGCTACCACCGATGATGTTCACCGATGAAGAAACTCTTGCCGTCTCTTTGGGTTTATTGGCCGCCAGTCAACTAGGCTTAGCGAATGCCGCACCCGCGATTGCCAGCGTACAGGCAAAACTGGAGCGGGTAATGCCAGAGAACCTGAAAAGACGCGTGCGCAGTGTCAGTGATACCACCCAGGTGATTTTGCCCAGGCGCGAACCCAATCTTGATAATCGCGCACTTGAAACGCTGACCACCGCTACACAAGCCGCGCGAACCGTAGGGCTTACCTACCACTCCCCACAGCATGACACCGTTGACCGTAAGGTCGATCCCTACGGGTTAGTGTTCCAACAAGGTCGGTGGTACGTCACTGGTTTTTGCCATCTGCGCGGCTCCATGCGCTCATTCCGGTTGGACCGAATCAGCAGTGTTCACCTGTTAGACGACACTTTTATACGCCCCCCAGGCTTCGATGCAGCGCTATTTTTAAGCGAAAGCCTTATGTCCTGGAGTACGACTTATGAAGTCTCGCTGATACTGCACACCGACCATGACGCGTTCACTTACTTTGAGAGCCAGTCGTTCTGTAAAAACCAGTTCCAACAGGTTGAAGGAGGGCTACTGCTAAATACCCGAACCGATAGCTTCGAGTGGTTTGCGTTTTGGCTAGCACAGCTCCCCTTTCGATTTACCATCCTTAAACCAGATGGCCTCAAAGAGGCACTACGCGAGCGCGCCAACCATTTGCTCGCAAGTTGCGAGTGCTCTTCAGTGCATCCAATAGCCCCCTCTGGTAAAACCAGCGTTAACTGCTAG
- a CDS encoding glutathione S-transferase family protein produces the protein MSELTFYTHPMSRGRVVRWLLEEVGTPYSVEAMEYGPEMKTAGYLAINPMGKVPAIKHGNTVVTEVAAICAYLADQFPDKKLSPPPHSHERGAYYRWLFFMAGPFEMATSAKSYGWKIDSSNAQAVGCGQLEDSINTLEKVLSENTYICGDQFTAADILVSSYLWWETMQNNIPPNEVFKQYIECTESRPAAKRANELDDELAKQMKPVPI, from the coding sequence ATGTCAGAACTAACGTTTTACACTCATCCTATGTCCCGCGGGCGGGTTGTACGCTGGCTGTTGGAAGAAGTAGGCACTCCCTACTCAGTAGAAGCCATGGAGTATGGTCCGGAGATGAAAACAGCGGGCTACTTGGCGATTAATCCTATGGGGAAGGTGCCAGCCATCAAGCATGGCAATACTGTGGTGACCGAAGTGGCGGCTATTTGCGCGTACTTGGCCGACCAGTTTCCAGATAAAAAGCTGTCACCACCTCCACACTCCCACGAGCGCGGAGCCTACTACCGTTGGTTGTTTTTTATGGCTGGCCCGTTCGAAATGGCTACCAGCGCAAAGTCTTATGGCTGGAAAATAGATAGCAGTAACGCGCAGGCTGTTGGCTGTGGCCAGTTGGAAGATAGTATCAATACACTAGAAAAAGTGCTCAGTGAGAACACTTATATCTGTGGCGACCAGTTTACTGCTGCGGATATCTTGGTTAGCAGTTATCTCTGGTGGGAAACGATGCAGAACAATATCCCGCCAAACGAGGTATTCAAGCAATACATAGAGTGCACGGAAAGCAGGCCAGCAGCCAAGCGGGCTAATGAGTTGGACGATGAATTGGCCAAACAAATGAAGCCTGTGCCCATCTGA
- a CDS encoding RES family NAD+ phosphorylase, which translates to MSQLFAYRLVKRKWLASAFDGEGARRFGGRWNSRRGQPCIYLASSESLAILEVMVHLEDYLLLQHYALLELQLPSQLVLQLPSEQWPKDWREEPAPASTAELGDIWLASQSSVALAVPSVVVPREHNYLLNPAHPDFKQVVESATSIDFEPDRRL; encoded by the coding sequence ATGAGCCAGTTGTTCGCCTATCGGCTTGTAAAGCGGAAATGGCTGGCGAGCGCATTTGATGGGGAAGGTGCCAGACGCTTCGGAGGACGCTGGAATAGCCGTCGTGGTCAGCCATGTATTTATCTTGCCAGTTCGGAGTCTTTGGCCATTCTAGAAGTGATGGTTCACTTAGAAGATTACCTGTTGCTACAGCACTACGCCCTGCTTGAGCTTCAGCTCCCCTCTCAGCTAGTACTACAGCTGCCCAGTGAACAGTGGCCAAAGGATTGGCGGGAAGAGCCAGCCCCCGCTTCCACTGCCGAGCTAGGCGATATATGGCTAGCGAGCCAAAGCAGCGTAGCGCTGGCGGTGCCAAGCGTTGTGGTGCCCCGTGAGCACAACTACTTACTTAATCCAGCCCATCCCGACTTTAAACAAGTGGTGGAAAGTGCTACCTCTATCGACTTTGAACCTGATCGACGGCTGTAG